From a single Deltaproteobacteria bacterium genomic region:
- a CDS encoding ABC transporter ATP-binding protein encodes MNNALEINDLRVSFSSEGKRVEVVSGVSISVPTGKIVGVVGESGCGKTVTALSVMRLIPEPPGSIDTGRIIFDGADLLSLGDRDMRSVRGNRISMIFQEPISSLNPVFTVGDQIGEALRTHLNISRKEEKGRVIELLKLVGIPAPERRMNNYPHEMSGGMSQRVMIAMALACSPEVLIADEPTTALDVTIQAGILELINDIREKMGMAVLLITHDLGIIAEVADEVYVMYAGKIAEHAVTENLFREPKHPYTVGLLNSIPDLRESKEKLNAIPGVVPSPGDYPPGCRFQDRCPLVIEKCRTEEPPLDEHAPGHYSACWRAHEVTKGI; translated from the coding sequence ATGAATAACGCGCTGGAAATAAATGATTTGAGAGTTTCTTTTTCCTCGGAAGGTAAAAGGGTAGAGGTGGTAAGCGGCGTGTCCATCTCCGTTCCCACGGGCAAGATCGTGGGCGTCGTGGGCGAGAGCGGATGCGGCAAGACCGTGACCGCGCTTTCGGTCATGCGCCTGATTCCGGAGCCTCCCGGCAGTATAGACACCGGGAGGATAATTTTCGACGGAGCCGATTTGCTCAGTCTCGGCGACAGGGATATGCGCTCTGTCAGGGGGAACAGGATATCCATGATTTTTCAGGAGCCTATAAGCTCTCTTAACCCGGTCTTCACCGTCGGAGACCAGATAGGGGAGGCGCTCAGAACACATCTCAACATATCGAGGAAAGAAGAAAAGGGGAGGGTTATCGAGCTTCTAAAGCTCGTCGGAATACCCGCGCCCGAAAGGAGAATGAATAACTATCCTCACGAGATGAGCGGGGGAATGTCGCAGAGAGTGATGATAGCCATGGCGCTTGCCTGTAGCCCCGAAGTGCTGATCGCGGACGAGCCCACGACTGCGCTCGATGTAACAATCCAGGCGGGCATACTCGAATTGATAAACGACATCAGGGAAAAAATGGGAATGGCGGTGCTGCTGATTACCCACGACCTGGGAATAATAGCCGAGGTCGCGGACGAGGTATATGTAATGTACGCGGGCAAGATAGCTGAGCATGCCGTAACAGAGAACCTGTTCAGGGAGCCCAAGCACCCCTACACGGTCGGGCTTCTTAACTCTATTCCCGATCTTCGCGAGAGTAAGGAGAAGCTGAACGCGATTCCCGGAGTAGTGCCGAGTCCGGGAGATTATCCGCCGGGATGCAGATTTCAGGACCGTTGCCCGCTTGTAATAGAAAAATGCAGAACCGAGGAGCCCCCGCTCGATGAGCACGCGCCGGGTCATTACTCGGCATGCTGGAGGGCGCACGAAGTCACTAAAGGAATCTGA
- a CDS encoding ABC transporter permease, with protein sequence MTETRSTGFWGSVWKKFKRDRLAMGAFVVILLLFGVALCQNFLAGNKPIILKYEGEYYFPVLIRYNEFFGTDFKQLDKNLKNGDFAVFPPVPYSPTENDLLSILEPPSSKHLFGTDDRGRDVLSRMIYGARISLSIGFVAVGISAVIGILLGGIAGYYGGKTDFIVSRLFEVMMTFPVFFLILTILAFRDPSIYNIMIVIGATGWTGIARLIRGEFLKLRKYEYVEAAVALGGNDFRVMMKHMLPNALAPVLVDATFGIAGAILVESALSFLGFGVPPPDPSWGDVLSQSQRYVDFAWWLVLFPGAAIFVTVTSFNLVGEGFRNAIDPKFRGGT encoded by the coding sequence GTGACGGAAACCAGGAGTACGGGATTCTGGGGGAGCGTATGGAAAAAGTTCAAGAGGGACAGGCTCGCCATGGGAGCCTTTGTAGTGATACTGCTTCTTTTCGGAGTAGCACTGTGTCAAAATTTTCTCGCTGGAAACAAACCGATAATTCTTAAGTACGAAGGAGAATACTATTTCCCCGTGCTTATAAGGTACAATGAATTTTTCGGCACCGATTTCAAGCAGCTCGACAAGAATCTGAAAAATGGCGACTTCGCCGTATTCCCGCCCGTGCCTTACAGCCCCACCGAAAACGACCTCCTGTCCATACTCGAGCCCCCGTCATCGAAACACCTATTCGGAACGGACGACAGGGGGAGGGACGTTCTCAGCCGTATGATCTACGGGGCCAGAATATCGCTCTCGATCGGATTTGTGGCCGTGGGCATCTCAGCCGTAATCGGCATTTTACTCGGCGGCATCGCGGGCTACTACGGGGGGAAAACGGATTTTATCGTCTCTAGGCTTTTCGAGGTTATGATGACTTTCCCGGTATTCTTCCTGATTCTGACAATACTCGCGTTCAGAGACCCCAGCATCTACAACATAATGATTGTGATAGGCGCCACCGGATGGACGGGAATCGCGCGCCTCATAAGGGGGGAATTTCTGAAACTGAGAAAATACGAATATGTCGAGGCCGCGGTCGCGCTCGGCGGAAACGACTTCAGGGTGATGATGAAACACATGCTCCCGAACGCCCTCGCCCCGGTCCTCGTGGACGCGACATTCGGAATCGCGGGGGCCATTCTGGTCGAATCCGCCCTGAGTTTCCTGGGATTCGGCGTGCCGCCCCCCGACCCTAGCTGGGGAGACGTGCTCTCGCAGTCCCAGAGATATGTGGATTTCGCCTGGTGGCTTGTCCTATTCCCCGGCGCGGCTATATTTGTAACGGTAACTTCGTTTAACCTCGTCGGAGAGGGGTTCAGAAACGCTATCGACCCCAAGTTCAGGGGGGGCACGTGA
- a CDS encoding ABC transporter permease, producing the protein MRDYIIKRLLLLIPTLFGITVITFFIIQLAPGNPVERKLQLDEGIKSEAITQQIVEETKKLYGLDKPIYERYWIWVKQIGTLDFGRSYKDHRPVIDKIAERIPITLTLNIISIILIYIISIPVGIYSAVRDGSFFERTNTFFLFILYSIPSFWMAMILIFLLGGGEYWDIFPVYGILSPGAENYPFFKKALDFLWHIVLPVFCLTYGSLAYLSRFQKGSLLEVLREDFVRTATAKGLPKSKVLLKHALRNALIPIITIIAGILPAMIGGSVIIETIFSIPGIGQLGFESVLARDYPMIMAIATISAFLTLIGILISDLIYVLVDPRISFEGKR; encoded by the coding sequence ATGAGAGACTACATAATAAAACGGCTGCTTCTCCTGATACCCACGCTCTTCGGGATAACCGTAATCACGTTCTTCATAATCCAGCTCGCGCCCGGAAACCCTGTGGAAAGGAAGCTTCAGCTGGACGAGGGAATCAAATCAGAAGCGATAACACAGCAGATAGTAGAGGAAACGAAGAAGCTATACGGCCTGGATAAACCCATCTACGAGCGCTACTGGATATGGGTAAAGCAGATAGGGACGCTCGATTTCGGCCGCTCATACAAGGACCACCGCCCGGTAATCGACAAGATAGCGGAGCGGATTCCCATCACGCTCACTCTGAATATAATTTCCATAATACTGATTTATATTATCTCGATACCTGTCGGAATCTACTCAGCGGTCAGAGACGGCAGCTTCTTCGAGAGGACCAATACCTTCTTTCTGTTCATACTTTATTCAATCCCGAGCTTCTGGATGGCGATGATTCTGATATTCCTCCTCGGGGGAGGGGAGTACTGGGATATATTCCCCGTTTACGGGATACTCTCTCCGGGGGCGGAGAACTACCCCTTTTTCAAAAAGGCGCTTGATTTTCTATGGCATATAGTGCTTCCCGTGTTCTGCCTTACGTACGGGAGCCTGGCCTACCTTTCCAGGTTCCAGAAGGGGAGTCTGCTCGAGGTGCTTAGGGAAGACTTTGTCAGAACCGCAACCGCAAAGGGTCTCCCGAAATCAAAGGTCCTCCTCAAGCACGCGCTCAGAAACGCGCTCATACCTATAATTACCATAATAGCCGGAATACTTCCCGCCATGATCGGGGGCAGCGTTATAATCGAAACCATATTTTCCATTCCCGGGATCGGCCAGCTGGGGTTCGAGTCCGTTCTCGCACGGGACTATCCGATGATAATGGCGATTGCGACTATATCCGCTTTCCTGACACTGATAGGAATACTTATATCAGACCTCATCTATGTGCTCGTCGATCCCCGAATAAGCTTCGAGGGTAAAAGGTGA
- a CDS encoding peptide-binding protein encodes MKRLFLLTILNIALLSALVSCGSSSDRNSEKGTESKSSEPAPRTDKDTAGSGPVEGDWLIYHLSAEPGTLNPVTATDAYESIINNGNVYETLIERDTETLELKPLLAESWEISDDKLTFTFKIREGIKWQDGVPFTSEDVVFSYETIMNPKVDAPQLRSYYQEIRDVRAIDEHTVKFTYARPYFLALEFCGGMPIVPRHIFGEGDFNTNPAGRKPVGTGPYKFEKWTTGREIVLEKNPDYWGEKPHLNRIVFRIITDTSVTLQVLKREELDVSSLTPIQWSRQTNSKDFESNFDKFSYFTPNYSYIGWNSRRPFFSDKRVRTAMTHLVNRELILDKIMFDLGAVVTNPFYINSPEYDKSIEPYPYDPKKAVELLEEADWIDHDGDGIRDKNGVKFAFEFLIPGGSETGEKIATILKEELDNMGIAMDIRKTEWAVFTTRLNERNFDAVTLAWSMGVESDPYQIWSSTQAESGSNFIGFKNAEADRLIEAARKEFDREKRIEMYRKFSEIVHEEQPYTFLFCRKATVAVNKRFENVVVHPLGLEPTEWYVPLPLQKYSE; translated from the coding sequence TTGAAAAGACTGTTCCTGCTCACGATCCTCAACATAGCTTTACTATCCGCTCTGGTTTCATGCGGTTCCTCCTCCGACCGGAATTCGGAGAAGGGCACGGAGAGTAAATCCTCGGAACCCGCTCCCCGGACAGACAAAGACACAGCCGGTTCAGGTCCCGTAGAGGGTGACTGGCTTATCTATCACCTGAGCGCCGAGCCCGGCACGCTGAACCCTGTCACGGCTACGGACGCATACGAGAGCATAATCAACAACGGAAACGTCTACGAGACGCTCATAGAAAGGGATACTGAAACGCTCGAGTTAAAACCTCTTTTGGCCGAATCGTGGGAGATTTCAGACGACAAGCTCACTTTTACTTTTAAAATCAGGGAAGGCATAAAATGGCAGGACGGAGTGCCATTTACCTCGGAAGACGTCGTATTCTCGTACGAGACCATTATGAACCCCAAGGTGGACGCCCCGCAGTTGAGAAGCTACTATCAGGAAATAAGGGACGTCCGGGCTATTGACGAGCACACTGTAAAGTTTACGTACGCGAGGCCTTACTTCCTCGCGCTCGAGTTCTGCGGCGGAATGCCTATTGTCCCCAGGCACATTTTCGGAGAGGGGGATTTCAATACCAACCCCGCCGGCAGAAAACCCGTAGGCACCGGCCCATATAAATTTGAGAAGTGGACTACGGGGAGGGAAATTGTTCTCGAGAAAAATCCCGACTACTGGGGAGAGAAGCCTCATCTCAACAGGATCGTTTTCAGAATCATAACCGACACCTCGGTAACGCTTCAGGTGCTCAAGCGCGAAGAGCTCGACGTATCGAGTCTCACTCCCATACAGTGGTCCCGGCAGACAAACTCGAAGGATTTCGAAAGCAACTTCGACAAGTTCAGCTACTTCACGCCAAACTACAGCTACATAGGGTGGAATTCGAGAAGGCCGTTCTTTTCCGATAAACGTGTCAGAACCGCCATGACGCACCTTGTAAACAGAGAGCTCATTCTAGACAAGATAATGTTCGACCTGGGCGCAGTCGTTACAAACCCGTTTTATATAAACAGCCCGGAGTACGATAAGTCCATAGAGCCATACCCGTATGACCCGAAGAAGGCCGTAGAGCTTCTGGAAGAGGCGGACTGGATAGACCATGACGGGGACGGAATCAGAGACAAGAACGGGGTCAAATTCGCTTTTGAGTTCCTGATACCCGGCGGGTCCGAGACAGGGGAGAAAATCGCCACAATTCTTAAAGAGGAGCTCGACAATATGGGAATCGCAATGGACATACGCAAGACCGAGTGGGCCGTATTCACGACGAGGCTCAACGAGAGGAATTTTGACGCTGTGACGCTTGCGTGGTCGATGGGTGTTGAGTCCGACCCCTATCAGATATGGAGCTCCACACAGGCCGAGAGCGGGTCAAACTTCATAGGTTTTAAAAACGCCGAGGCCGACAGGCTGATCGAAGCCGCCAGAAAGGAATTCGATAGGGAAAAGAGGATAGAGATGTACAGGAAGTTCTCCGAGATTGTTCATGAGGAGCAGCCTTATACGTTCCTTTTCTGCCGTAAGGCGACCGTAGCGGTGAACAAGAGGTTTGAGAACGTCGTCGTTCACCCGCTCGGGCTTGAGCCTACGGAATGGTACGTGCCTCTTCCGCTGCAGAAATACAGCGAGTAG
- a CDS encoding slipin family protein yields MFSPLVIFIAIILILILSGVRILNEYERGVVFRLGRIVDPKGPGFKWIIPVVDKMIKISLRIITMDVPPQDIITRDNVSVKVNAVLYFRVIDPIKAVIQVENYLYATSQLAQTTLRSILGQVELDELLAERDKLNLKLQEVLDKQTDPWGIKVTLVEVKYVDLPQEMQRVIARQAEAERERRAKVIAAEGEYQAATRLAEASDILSTNPMSLQLRYLQTLAEMASEKSSTIVFPLPIDLITPLLKKLGNTENE; encoded by the coding sequence ATGTTTTCACCACTTGTAATATTTATAGCGATTATATTAATTCTGATTCTCTCCGGGGTCAGAATTCTTAACGAGTACGAAAGAGGAGTCGTGTTCAGGCTCGGGAGGATAGTGGATCCGAAGGGGCCGGGATTTAAATGGATTATCCCGGTAGTGGATAAAATGATAAAGATAAGCCTGAGGATTATCACGATGGACGTGCCCCCTCAGGACATAATCACAAGAGACAACGTATCGGTTAAGGTGAACGCCGTATTATATTTCCGCGTCATCGACCCCATAAAGGCCGTAATACAGGTTGAAAATTATCTCTACGCCACCTCGCAGCTTGCCCAGACCACCCTTAGAAGCATTCTGGGCCAGGTAGAGCTCGACGAGCTTCTGGCCGAAAGGGACAAACTCAACCTTAAGCTCCAGGAAGTGCTGGATAAACAGACCGACCCCTGGGGCATCAAGGTAACTCTGGTCGAGGTAAAGTACGTGGATCTCCCTCAGGAGATGCAGCGCGTGATAGCCCGCCAGGCAGAGGCCGAGAGGGAGAGAAGGGCCAAGGTCATAGCCGCCGAGGGTGAGTATCAGGCCGCGACAAGGCTCGCTGAGGCGTCGGACATTCTTTCGACAAATCCTATGTCTCTACAGCTCAGATACCTGCAGACGCTCGCCGAGATGGCGTCCGAGAAAAGCTCGACTATAGTTTTTCCGCTCCCGATCGATCTGATTACGCCTCTTCTCAAGAAGCTCGGTAATACAGAAAACGAATAA
- a CDS encoding nodulation protein NfeD, translated as MIRTISALLIILSLSSFILSYGETESKSQNTDASSESEGRQENKPAENSTNGAPGEIVVIEINGTINPATFDYIRVSLEEAEAKSAEALIILLDTPGGLLTSTKEIVKLILNSPTPVVVYVSPKGASATSAGVFITLSANIAAMAPGTSIGAAHPVSLTPGGKKPEEKDKDIEKDSNQDLAKDSKEGEGKDGAEEPEGTGKSNQDVMNEKIENYASSFIESIAEERGRNVEWAIEAVRKSSSITSTEALEIKVIDLIAPNLTELIDDIDGWEVKLPKGERTLNTRGASISRIEMSAKQKLIDVLSTPDIAFLLLSLGSLGLLLEFYNPGLIFPGVAGVVCLLMGFVSFQILPFNYAGIVLLLLGIGLFVTEVYITSYGLLSLGGIISFGLGALLLFDTPESDLRVGFDVVIASTLAFALFFGYVVFYLIKAQKLQPKLGYEGLIGEEGDAISDIADTGKAFVQGEYWDAESDEPIAKGDRVIVVEFLKGFKLKVKKLDN; from the coding sequence ATGATTAGAACAATTTCCGCACTATTGATAATCCTTTCGCTCTCCAGCTTCATTCTGAGCTACGGCGAAACCGAGAGTAAATCACAAAACACGGACGCAAGCTCCGAAAGCGAGGGGAGACAGGAAAATAAACCGGCCGAGAACTCTACAAACGGGGCTCCGGGAGAGATTGTCGTAATAGAGATAAACGGCACCATAAACCCGGCGACCTTCGATTATATCCGTGTAAGTCTTGAGGAAGCGGAGGCAAAATCCGCGGAAGCGCTGATTATCCTCCTCGATACACCGGGAGGACTGCTGACCTCTACCAAGGAAATAGTAAAGCTCATACTAAATTCCCCGACGCCGGTCGTCGTATACGTCTCACCCAAAGGCGCTTCGGCAACATCGGCCGGGGTATTTATTACTCTTTCCGCCAACATCGCCGCAATGGCCCCCGGAACAAGCATAGGAGCGGCCCATCCCGTCTCGCTCACCCCAGGCGGTAAAAAGCCCGAGGAGAAAGATAAGGATATAGAAAAAGACTCGAACCAAGACCTGGCGAAGGATAGCAAAGAGGGGGAGGGGAAAGACGGGGCGGAAGAACCCGAAGGCACGGGAAAGTCGAATCAGGACGTGATGAACGAAAAAATCGAGAACTACGCTTCCTCGTTCATAGAAAGCATTGCCGAGGAGAGGGGAAGAAATGTGGAATGGGCGATCGAAGCCGTAAGAAAGAGCTCGTCCATCACCTCGACAGAGGCTCTTGAAATAAAGGTGATAGACCTGATCGCGCCCAATCTGACCGAGCTTATAGACGATATCGACGGGTGGGAAGTAAAGCTCCCTAAGGGGGAAAGAACCTTAAATACAAGAGGGGCGTCGATTTCCAGAATCGAGATGAGCGCCAAGCAAAAATTGATAGACGTATTGAGCACCCCCGATATAGCGTTTCTTCTGCTCTCTCTGGGTTCGCTCGGCCTGCTGCTCGAATTTTACAACCCGGGCCTGATATTCCCGGGCGTGGCGGGCGTCGTGTGTCTGCTCATGGGGTTTGTTTCGTTTCAGATACTTCCGTTTAACTACGCGGGCATCGTGCTTCTACTGCTCGGGATCGGACTTTTCGTAACGGAGGTTTACATCACGAGTTACGGGCTCCTCAGCCTGGGGGGGATTATAAGCTTCGGCCTGGGCGCCCTGCTCCTTTTCGACACGCCGGAATCGGACCTGAGAGTCGGGTTCGACGTGGTCATAGCGTCGACCCTTGCTTTCGCGCTTTTCTTCGGCTACGTGGTGTTTTATCTTATCAAGGCGCAGAAGCTTCAGCCCAAGCTCGGTTATGAAGGGCTGATAGGGGAGGAAGGGGACGCTATATCCGATATAGCGGATACGGGAAAAGCGTTCGTTCAGGGTGAGTACTGGGACGCTGAAAGCGACGAGCCGATAGCTAAAGGCGACAGGGTAATAGTGGTAGAATTTCTAAAGGGATTTAAGCTCAAGGTAAAAAAACTGGATAATTAG
- a CDS encoding tetratricopeptide repeat protein, with translation MAKKIKYTQKELKGPDKFTTAVISGFEYFQDHTTKILIIVVSVIVVLVGAYAINVYTAKKHEEASVMFDQAVQKYDSGSYAEALDEFKTVQREFPDKNISGIALYYTGLINYKQGNYEESIRTLDDFINSGIDENMLIQSAILTQGLASFEEAKWQQAIDYLTKLESEPLGAYSDRAKLYMALSYEKLGQPEKAETLYRELDRPETGFSSGMSPVSVNPSAQSEVN, from the coding sequence ATGGCAAAGAAAATTAAATATACTCAGAAAGAGCTCAAGGGGCCCGATAAGTTTACGACCGCGGTTATAAGCGGGTTCGAGTATTTCCAGGATCACACTACTAAAATCCTGATTATCGTAGTTAGCGTAATAGTAGTACTGGTCGGGGCCTACGCGATAAACGTTTATACGGCAAAGAAACACGAGGAGGCAAGCGTAATGTTCGATCAGGCCGTTCAGAAGTACGATTCGGGCAGCTATGCGGAAGCCCTTGACGAGTTTAAGACGGTTCAGAGGGAATTCCCCGATAAGAATATCTCCGGTATCGCGCTCTACTACACCGGTCTTATCAATTACAAACAGGGAAATTATGAGGAATCGATAAGAACCCTGGACGACTTTATCAACTCCGGAATAGACGAGAATATGCTCATCCAGTCGGCGATATTGACTCAGGGGCTAGCCAGTTTTGAGGAAGCCAAATGGCAGCAGGCGATCGATTATCTGACGAAACTGGAGAGCGAGCCTCTCGGAGCTTACAGCGACAGGGCGAAATTATATATGGCGCTTTCTTATGAGAAGCTCGGACAACCGGAAAAAGCCGAGACATTATACAGGGAGCTCGACAGGCCGGAGACGGGTTTCAGTTCCGGCATGTCGCCTGTATCCGTTAACCCTTCCGCGCAAAGTGAAGTAAATTGA